DNA sequence from the Cyprinus carpio isolate SPL01 chromosome B13, ASM1834038v1, whole genome shotgun sequence genome:
GAAAGCGAGGAGCATGGGTCTGAGGTCACAGCGGTGTGGGCGACCTGTGCTACCTCACTCTGACAGCATGGAGTGAAACGGGGCCAGAGCCCATCAGCTGTCAATCATCAGCTGTGATTTATGAGCGGCCATACTCAAACATTAGCTCTGAATCGCCACTGGACAGATCCAAAGGAAACAGAGGCCTACTGTGTTTGTATATGTTAGAATTAAAGGAAGCCGTTATGTTGAACTGTAGATGGGTCGTCTGTGGTTCTCTGTGATCAAACACTATTGCTGAATTTCTCTTGTTTGCTGATGTATGAGTTTTGGTCTTTTCCTGTTCagtcacattttatatttgatttgttcTTGGTTGGTGCTTTAATCAATGGTTTGTTGACAGGTAGTTGATGAAGACTTGGCAAGACTTCAGTgggaatgtttctttttttcattttcctcccCGAGTGTTGATGGCAGAGGGTTGAAGAGTTTGTATAAAGCAGTGATATGAAACCAGACATGTGGACAGTATCAACATCTTCCATATGCAGAAGCGTTCAGGAGTTATTAAAGACAGCCTAGCCAAtgtcagactgaaaaaaaaaaaaaaaaaaaaaaaaaaaaactgattttcctGCAGATCAAGAGTTGCACAAAAATTTAAAAGGATACTATTTCTAGCGTCTAGGCACTTCTGAGAGTCGGAAAAACGTTTAAGAGTACAACCGCGGACTGAAAGGCTTCATGTCCATTCAAACTGAAATGTTTGAGCCAGTTGGATTTTAAATACGAtgccaaaaatataatatataaaaatataacatggtAATTAATTGTATGATTATGGTTTAGTGGCATAAAGTGTTTCAAAAACTGTCAGAAATCATGTATTCATGTCTTAATTAGTACAATCATTCCACTCCTGCAGATTGGCATGAAATGCAATCACCCTATCTATTTTCTACATGGATGTTATTGATTCTTATTGTAAACAATTCATCTGtattcatgttaatattttaattaattaatatttttttatttattttgtaaatattttagccAATAGTATTTCTACACCATTATGCAATAGGTTCAGTTGTTCACTCAAATTTACGCAATAACCAACAGCTGCTTGATTTGAAAGCGACTTCTGTGTGAGATGTAATTCATACAACTTCATACACTATTGACAACGGACAATTTTCATCGAAATTTTATTGTGGCAGCAccttaaccattaaaaaaaaataatacaaataaataaaaacaaaaacataaataagaaatgtttaatttcacaatgtggtccacagaaaaaaataaaataaagttaggtttggaataaaatgagggtgagtaaaaaattaatttaaaaatgaaattttgtcaaaGTGCTGTCAAAAAATGTAtagtgattaatcacattcaaaattgtacataatatatgtgtgtgtactgtgtatatttattaattatatataaatacacacacatacagtataaatatttgcatgtatttatattatatataaatatatttaatatataaacataacatatctttcttatatatacatgcatgtgtgtgtgtatttaaatatatatatatatatatatatatataataaatatacacagtacacacacatactgtatactatgTAAACCAAAACTTcaattttggatgcaattaatcgagattcatcatttgacagcactaaaattcaattaaattgttgGGTAAATTGGGTAAAACCGCTTAGTGACAAACATAAGTTAAATTCCAACTCTCAAGcaggaaaaaatacttttgagACTATTTTATTGCCCTTTGTTTTACACCCAGAGCACCTTAGCCAATGTCCACAGTCAGTTCCTGTTAAATGTGGAGGCTCTGTCCGAGTTCTGGTCGGTGCTGGATGAGATAGATGAGCAGACGTGGGTACTGGAACCAGAAAAACCCACGAAAGCAGACTCCATGAGAAGGATCGCCATCGGTAACATTACATTCATATTACTACATTTGAATCTCATTATTTGCAGATCACCCACCATCCATCCAGCTATGGCCATCCACAATCATTTCCCAAGATATTAAGCTGCCATATCGCTGTTCTTCCCCAGGAAACAATGTCTCAATAAAGGTACAAATTGACCCCAGACACCCCAAAATGCTGCCGGAGTGCTGTTTGCTCGGGGCTGAGCACGGTAGGCATTTTTCATATCTGCAAATCTCTCTGTTTATCTCCATACCGCTTTTATTAGGCTTTCCTGCATGTGAGAGGCAGCTCGGATGTGAGAAACTCGTGCCTCTTGTTTTTCAATTACCTCCGTACATAAGTGCACATGCTGTAAATGCTTTACTGCATTTAGACAGGAGCGCTACAGCTGGAGCGGCCCAGCTGACAGCCCGCAATATGTTTGCGGTGCAATGTGCTTTTAGATTTCGAGTGAGATGCTGCCGGAATGGAGGTCAGTTTGCACTATTTAAGCCGCCGTGATTGTTTCTTTAAATCCAAGGTCATGCTTGGCTGACAATGGCACACAGAACACATTGTCAGTTGCCTAGCAATGTTATTCATTGATATTAAATCCACACTTCAATAGTCAAGACGGTGGCAGTCGCAGACCCTCCGAGCGTGGGGTCAGACAGAAATATTGCTTTTTGCATTTACAAATGACAAACAGAGAGTGCGGCTATCACGTTCCTCCCAGATTGATCTCTCGGGTGGAACAGCCATGATGAGCgcgttttatttgaattatttgaatatttcccTTTCTGTCAGACTGTTTGTTGACTGTGCTTTCGGCCGCTCTGCTGTGGCATTTCTTCGAGAGAATAGAGATTAGAGGTAAGAAATGACGCGGCTGTGCATTGTCTGTCAGTGCTCTGCGATCAGGTGAGGAACGCTGAATGAGAGATGAGGTAGAGTTAATTGAAACTGCTCGGCTACATCAGGGGGGTGAGCGCCGTTCTTGCCTTCATATACAATACTCCCTCAGGCTTGTTTTTGCCATGCAGATTGATTGATATGATTTATGTTGATGGCGTTTTTGTCCCCCAGTGCTTTGCAAACATTATGAAGTCCAGTGTGGATcgctattacaaaaaaaacataaataagtctgtatgttttaataatgaataattgaaGATGTGACAGAACAGATAACAGTGCACTGTGTTAACTAGGGTCATCATACCAATCTTACcgaaaaataaaataccaataaaaaattaaatgacataaatatagtttatttaaaaaaattgttaatatttaagttaatatGGATTAATGtggatatatttttaaacaatatacactatcgttcaaaatgttttttgatttgtttttaagaaatgaatatttttattcagcaagaacacattgaaatgatcaaaagtgacagtaaagacatttatagagttacaaaatatttcaaataaattctgttcttctgaactttctattcaaataatccttaaaaaaaataataataataataaaaaaaggtatcatggactgttttcaacatcagtgataataagaaatgtatcctGAGTTCCAAATTACCATATTAGattcatttctgaaggattatgtggaATTGAAGATTATGTGGTtattccatcacaggaataaattaccttttaaaatatgtatttaaaaaattgattcatttttgattgattttttgtttttgagtatttcattatttgctgtatttttgatcaagtaaatgtagTCTTTGTGAGCtttaagagactttcaaaaacattaaaaaatcttaccaaaatcattaaataattttattagtattgtttGGTAGTATTAAGCTAATACTGAAGAATCTGTACTTTTGGCATTTGTCTCTGCAGttctgttaataattttaactctTGCTTGTCTTTCAGTTGTCACTCCTTTAAGGAATAAGTTGAATGCTAATATGCATTTATGGTAAgcaaataattatacatttctgtTTGATTccgattacatttttttttttgacagaggaATCAAAGTGGGTGTTGCATATTTCAATGCAAATTTGCCATTTCATATGCATGCCGCACATATTGTTCAGTGGATATCTGTATTACAGTGTAAAATGAATCAGAAACCACATGCTAAGAATGTCTTGGCCAAGAGTGTTGATTCTCACAGTGATATCCTGAATTTTTTGGGCAGTAATCACTGAGCTGTTTTCATTATACCATCATGACTTGACTGTATGCGTTTAATTAGTGTATGAAGGTCTGATTTCCTTCTCTCCTCATAGGAACCCTGACTGCAGTGTCCTACAGAATATGACGGATGTGTTAGAGATAGAATTTCCATCGCCTGCCACCCACGAAAAATCTGTACGTTGCATATTTTCGTCTCATACACTGCCACTTACAATTAGTTCCACAGCACTATCACATTTGAAGcttgcagtgtttttctttttttttccacctccTTTTCTCTTTATGTTTTTATCATCGGGAGAGGTGGGTACAGATTTCATTTAATTGGGTTGTTTACAGATAAGATCATTACAATAACAAAGGTGGCAGAATCTTCAGCACTATCAAGAGCTGTTTAATCATACCTCCGCCATTTATCTTTTTTCCTTGTGTGCATTTTTTATGCTTTCTCTCTTTCAGCTCGCGGGTTGAAAGGGCGCAGTGTTTATTCACAGTCTGTACCGCAGATTAATGCTTGACCATCATTAACATTCTGATGCGAGAAAAGTTTACTTGACCAGATGTTGAAATTTTTATCTTCCATCATTTTAATGGATTGCTCGGGAAAAAAAGCCTCTAATTATCTGAACAGCAATATGCAAACATGGACAGTGGAGGAGAAGAGAGCAGAATCATGGGAATTGGGTGGTGGGGGGGTAAAGATTCCCCAGCCTGGCTGAGGCGTCTTGCTAAGCAGGAGGATTGTGTGAAGAGGGGGTCAAGCATATATAGGGTTGATGAGTCCACCTGAGTCTCCTCACCCTGTGGGAACAAATATGAGCTGCTGTGCACCAGCAGGGAGAGTGAATTTCAATTGCAGAATTTCAGATCAGACTATAGGGATACAGTATATGAAAGAGatgcttttcatttatttttataattatatttatatatattctgtcaTCATGAACTCACCATTAACTCATGGTGAttacaaacctgtttgactttctttattATTTCAGTGGAACACAACTGGAGAAATAGTTTTCATGTATAGTACTGGTCACTATTTACCAATCATGCAATGAATGGAGActggatttaaaataaattgttcaactcactgactcagttgccaaggcaagctttttgattttaatttttcaccttatattttatttcagctttatttaaattacagaacatgattttaatatttttttgtttagttaacaTCAACACTGCTTACTGGAAAGGAAAACTATTAAAAACCTGACTGTCTCTCACACAAAGCTACTAAGCTttagaagactttgaatatattgtatgattggaccacttttatgatgctgCTTTTATGCACAtcttttttgaatattaaaagatTCTATCCCCATTCATTATAATGGCATACAGTATAAGAATATCTGGTAGATTTGTCaatatttctccttttgtgctccaaggAAATATAGAAAATCCTAcagatttaaaacaacacaaaggtgagtaaatgatgacagaaacatCATTGCTGGTTACACTAAGATAATTTGTTGCTTTACTGACAGCTTGTAAGCTTttctcattttgttgttgtttactcaAAGTTTCAGTGTTGAATGTGGCATCTGCTACTCTTATCGACTTGAGTCAGCCATTCCGGATCAGGTCTGCAATGACCCACGCTGTGGCCAGCCTTTCCATCAAGCATGTCTTTATGAGGTAAGAGTTCGAAGATTAAGTAATTCAGTagaaatttaacagtattttaaacaACAGAACAATCGTAGATTACCATGCCAAAACCAATATGCAATTTTCTAAAGTTTTTAATGTGGTAGTGtttatttcatcttttatttattgatttgtcttCACAGTGGTTGAGAGGTCTGCCCACCAGTCGCCAAAGCTTCAATATTGTGTTTGGAGAATGTCCTTACTGCAGCAAGGTAATATTCAACTTGATCACAAATAGGCAAACgcagcattaaaaaaatcattttatttaaatccaCAAATACATTTGTTATAAATTCTAACTCGTGTGTCTAGTgcaaaaaatgactgaaaaataacTCATGCTAATctgtatcttatttttttttttttttttttttagcccatcACTGTGAAAATGGTCACAGGAAATGCTTAACAACAGTCATGTGGTGTTACGGCTCCAGTGAGGGTAATACCAAAAACCAACAACAGTCAGTATCATGACAACAAGGAAGATCAGCATTCTTTTGATTGGCCATTTACCCCGATTTTCTGATTTCCCAAAACCATTTCCTTCTGTGTAATGTGTCCATTCATCTTCCTGTCCACAAACATCACTTCCCCAGTGGTTTCCTTCATCATCAGTTTCTTCCCACTGGTTCTGATTCCAGCTGTGTTTTCTGCTGTAGTCGACTTCACTGTTGGGTACTGTATGGTCATCCTTTAGTCTCAGAGTATGTGTTTGGTGGTTCTCGTAGTGACGGTTTTGTCTTCCCCTCATGGTCATCCAGGTCTTGCCCTCATAAACATCTGTGTTCCTCTTTTCCTGTGTTGTTGGAGcaaattttatgttttcaaaatatacgAAATAGAAATGAGAGGGCCGTTATGCTGAATTTGTTAATAGACTTTTGTATCAAACAAACACTGCAAATCATATTTGTATTTCCTGTGACTCTTGATGCTTTTACAACATTGATCAATTTGAATAAGTGAATGATTTACTGTGCTTTATTTGGCATTTGGTCTGTGCTCTGCTGCTGGTTTTACTTGTTCAAGTTCCTGTCTCTGTCTGGCTCCTGCTCTAGTTCTAGGATGAACTCGCGGAGGGAGGGGCTCATCTTCATCACTGATATCTTCGTCACTTTCATAAGGCATAGGCGTTTGCCTGGCACTTCCTTTAGCAGCCATGTCTGCTTTTTTTGGTCTCTGTGAAGATGACACCAATGAATAATATCAATGAGAGTTATAATACCACTGTATGATAacactatatatttattatgtatgcaaAAGCaactttttatcaaaaatactgaaaaaaaaagtataacaagtACCCCAACTCTTAATTGATAACAATAAGACATGTTTCTTTAGTACAATATCAGCATTTCTAAAGCATTAAGGAACACTGAAgagtggctgctgaaaactcaggaataaattacagttaaaaaaaaaaatccttattagGGGCCTTTACTGTATCCATTAGTTTTCTGTACTAGATTACTGTTCAGCCTCTTTTTCTGCTTtggaagtctatggcagcccacagaaccgcttgcgggaaagttatgaaatttggcacacacaTAGAGGACAGTCTCAATATGAACCTCAGCAAATTTGGAGACTATCTCAAACTCTCTAGCACCACCAACAGGCCAAATTTGCACTTGTATTTCTGCTatcttttgaaaagtaaaaatctttttcttctaattccttggctcatgccaaatCGAGTGCATACCAAATTTCTACGGGACAAGATTttatgcaattctgaattttgcaaaaatctattttttgaaCTTTGTCCGATTTTCgccaaaattggctcagatcatcttcagacaatgcTGGCAACACAAAGCGTTAAtgaatttgacaaaattaaaaattagagcAAAAATGGACAAGAGGCTGTATCTTTGCATTGCAGATCCTGGTGTTACACCAAGCATGACCTGCGGGCACATGAGTAGTTTCAGCACAGCACCAACCACTGGtcaaaaaaactgacatttttgtttataatttcaaACCAGTTTGACCAAAAATCATAATATTGATCTGGTTAGATTCGGAGCTGCAAACCAAATTGAACGATACCTAAATTTCCTATGTCTGCCTTTTTGGGCATTGGCCATTTTGAGTTTTGTAGTAAAATGCTGTATCAACAAATGTAGTTATTAAAGAcaactctttattttattttattttagtgttatgttGTGCTTGGCCCTTTAATTGCCAcctatatttttaatagtatttacagtattgctgtatttttccgggggttttttttatttattttttatacctgTTTGTGTGTCTCTCGTTTAGTCTTGCTCCCAACTTTGTTTGGTGTTGACCTGCCCAACTCTTCCTCATCATCTTTGGCTTCATCAGCAGGCTTTgatcttgctgtttttttctcagtAGTCTTGGGCTGGCTTGCAGCCTGTGGGAGgttatgttaaattaaatgacagaaatttacTTGCTTTTGTCTCTGAACATtcacaagagagaaagagaaagagcactCGATGTTACCTCCCTGACCCGGATCCTGAGAGAAGAAGACCTGCCCTGATTAATGACATCTACTGCTCTCCCTAAGGTGGCAACTGTCCAAACTAAATTTGGCCACAGATCACCAGCGAGGTCAGCTGTAGGCAAAATAAACTCCAGGAGTGTTGGAGTGACACAAGGAGCCGCTGGCCTCACGCTGCCTGACGTGGTTTCAGGAGAGCTGAGACATGAGGGGGACATTGATGGTGTTGTTTTAGCTTTTATTCAAAGGAACTGAAGCTAcatgaaaaatagaaaaacaaagaaaaggggATTCAAATCTTAATGCCCTTGCTCT
Encoded proteins:
- the LOC109101218 gene encoding E3 ubiquitin-protein ligase FANCL, with amino-acid sequence MNCLLMRESPLIIPLNKEKTVYDGFITVMEKDLRIRISLPPDRQMKQAKLHCCWQMKRLLHGYQHIVKQRLQHSTNLMAFILELKTVLEVALKSQPGCQSFSPPQYYSQLITEIEILGWDKLLFIDAEFRTLKLKTEDSAGHQHAITVKLKSKYPTEAPEFSADLPVPLVITWTSQSTLANVHSQFLLNVEALSEFWSVLDEIDEQTWVLEPEKPTKADSMRRIAIGNNVSIKVQIDPRHPKMLPECCLLGAEHVVTPLRNKLNANMHLWNPDCSVLQNMTDVLEIEFPSPATHEKSSFSVECGICYSYRLESAIPDQVCNDPRCGQPFHQACLYEWLRGLPTSRQSFNIVFGECPYCSKPITVKMVTGNA